One part of the Eptesicus fuscus isolate TK198812 chromosome 20, DD_ASM_mEF_20220401, whole genome shotgun sequence genome encodes these proteins:
- the PSMD3 gene encoding 26S proteasome non-ATPase regulatory subunit 3 produces MKQEGSARRRGADKAKPPPGGGEQEPPVPPTPQDVEMKEEATAGSGSTGEADGKTATATEHSQRELDTITLEDIKEHVKQLEKAVSGKEPRYVLRALRMLPSTSRRLNHYVLYKAVHGFFTSNNATRDFLLPFLEEPMDTEADFQFRPRTGKAASAPLLPEVEAYLQLLVVIFLMNSKRYKEAQKISDDLMQKISTQNRRALDLLAAKCYYYHARVYEFLDKLDVVRSFLHARLRTATLRHDPDGQATLLNLLLRNYLHYSLYDQAEKLVSKSVFPEQANNNEWARYLYYTGRIKAIQLEYSEARRTMTNALRKAPQHTAVGFKQTVHKLLIVVELLLGEIPDRLQFRQPSLKRSLMPYFLLTQAVRTGNLAKFNQVLDQFGEKFQADGTYTLIIRLRHNVIKTGVRMISLSYSRISLADIAQKLQLDSPEDAEFIVAKAIRDGVIEASINHEKGYVQSKEMIDIYSTREPQLAFHQRISFCLDIHNMSVKAMRFPPKSYNKDLESAEERREREQQDLEFAKEMAEDDDDSFP; encoded by the exons ATGAAGCAGGAGGGCTCCGCGCGGCGCCGCGGCGCGGACAAGGCGAAGCCGCCGCCGGGCGGAGGGGAACAGGAACCGCCGGTACCCCCGACCCCCCAGGATGTGGAGATGAAAGAGGAGGCGACGGCGGGTAGCGGGTCAACGGGGGAGGCTGACGGGAAGACGGCGACGGCGACTGAGCACTCCCAGCGAGAGCTGGACACCATCACCTTGGAGG ACATCAAGGAGCATGTGAAACAGCTGGAGAAGGCCGTTTCCGGCAAGGAGCCTCGATACGTACTGAGGGCCCTGCGGATGCTGCCTTCCACGTCACGCCGCCTCAACCACTATGTTCTCTATAAGGCTGTGCATGGCTTCTTCACCTCAAACAATGCCACTCGAGACTTCTTGCTACCCTTTCTGGAAGAG cccatggacacagaagcTGATTTCCAGTTCCGTCCCCGGACAGGAAAAGCTGCCTCGGCGCCCCTCCTGCCCGAAGTGGAAGCCTACCTGCAGCTCCTCGTGGTCATCTTCCTAATGAACAGCAAGCGCTACAAGGAG GCACAGAAGATCTCTGATGATCTGATGCAGAAGATCAGCACTCAGAACCGCCGGGCCCTGGACCTTTTGGCTGCAAAGTGTTACTATTACCACGCCCGGGTCTATGAGTTTCTGGACAAGCTGGATGTGGTGCGCAG CTTCTTACATGCTCGGCTCCGGACAGCCACCCTTCGGCATGACCCAGACGGGCAGGCCACCCTGCTGAACCTCCTGCTGCGGAACTACCTACACTACAGCTTGTACGACCAGGCTGAGAAGCTGGTGTCCAAGTCCGTGTTCCCTGAGCAGGCCAACAACAACGAGTGGGCGAGGTACCTCTACTACACAG GGCGGATCAAAGCCATCCAGTTGGAATACTCAGAGGCCCGGAGAACTATGACCAATGCCCTTCGCAAGGCCCCTCAGCACACAGCTGTCGGCTTCAAACAGACT GTGCACAAGCTTCTGATTGTGGTGGAGCTGTTGCTGGGGGAGATCCCGGACCGGCTGCAGTTCCGTCAGCCATCTCTCAAGCGCTCACTCATGCCCTACTTCCTTCTGACCCAAG CTGTCAGGACAGGAAACCTAGCCAAGTTCAACCAGGTCCTGGATCAGTTTGGGGAGAAGTTTCAAGCAGATGGGACCTACACCCTAATCATCCGGCTACGGCACAACGTCATTAAGACAG gtgtGCGCATGATCAGCCTCTCCTACTCCCGAATCTCCCTGGCTGACATCGCCCAGAAGCTGCAGCTGGATAGCCCGGAGGACGCCGAGTTCATTGTTGCCAAG GCCATCCGGGACGGCGTCATTGAGGCCAGCATCAACCACGAGAAGGGCTACGTGCAGTCCAAGGAGATGATCGATATCTATTCCACCCGGGAGCCCCAGCTCGCCTTCCACCAGCGCATCTCCTTCTGCCTAGACATCCACAACATGTCTGTCAAG GCCATGAGGTTTCCTCCCAAATCATACAACAAGGACTTGGAGTCTGCAGAG GAACGGCGAGAGCGAGAGCAGCAAGATTTGGAGTTTGCCAAGGAAATGGCAGAAGATGATGACGACAGCTTCCCTtga
- the CSF3 gene encoding granulocyte colony-stimulating factor isoform X2: MKLMALQLLLWHSALWTVQEAAPLGPAHHLPETFLLKCLEQVRKIQADVLVMQERLCATHKLCHPEELVLLRHSLGIPHVPLGSCSSQSLQLTGCLGQLHSGLFLYQGLLQALAGISPEVGPTLDMLQLDITDFATNIWQQMQDLGMAPGMPATQGTVPTFTFTSAFQRRAGGVLVASNLQGFLELALRVLRYLSET, translated from the exons ATGAAGCTGATGG CCCTACAGCTGCTCCTCTGGCACAGTGCACTTTGGACGGTGCAGGAAGCTgctcccctgggccctgcccaccacctgcccGAGACCTTCCTGCTCAAGTGCTTAGAGCAAGTGAGGAAGATCCAGGCTGATGTCCTGGTCATGCAGGAAAGGCTG TGTGCCACCCACAAGCTGTGCCACCCCGAGGAGCTGGTGCTGCTCAGGCACTCTCTGGGCATCCCCCACGTTCCCCTGGGCAGTTGCTCCAGCCAGTCCCTGCAGCTG ACAGGCTGCCTGGGACAGCTCCACAGCGGCCTCTTCCTCTACcagggcctcctgcaggccctggcaGGAATCTCCCCCGAGGTGGGCCCCACCTTGGACATGCTGCAGCTGGACATCACCGACTTTGCCACCAACATCTGGCAGCAG ATGCAAGACCTGGGGATGGCCCCTGGCATGCCGGCCACCCAGGGCACCGTGcccaccttcaccttcacctcggCCTTCCAGCGCCGGGCAGGGGGCGTCCTGGTGGCCTCCAACCTGCAGGGCTTCCTGGAGCTGGCCCTCCGCGTCCTGCGCTACCTCTCCGAGACCTGA
- the CSF3 gene encoding granulocyte colony-stimulating factor isoform X1, which yields MYKGPPELVPDRARACRPSQTLLSPLAAQSPMKLMALQLLLWHSALWTVQEAAPLGPAHHLPETFLLKCLEQVRKIQADVLVMQERLCATHKLCHPEELVLLRHSLGIPHVPLGSCSSQSLQLAAWDSSTAASSSTRASCRPWQESPPRWAPPWTCCSWTSPTLPPTSGSRCKTWGWPLACRPPRAPCPPSPSPRPSSAGQGASWWPPTCRASWSWPSASCATSPRPEQTPPHPMYLSLFNIYLNLIFKDREERGGVSDSWALPSPPSVVLSVAERKLLPSCPLDWEVDR from the exons ATGTATAAAGGCCCTCCAGAGCTGGTCCCTGACAGAGCCCGAGCCTGCAGACCCAGCCAGACTCTGCTGAGCCCGCTCGCTGCACAGAGCCCCATGAAGCTGATGG CCCTACAGCTGCTCCTCTGGCACAGTGCACTTTGGACGGTGCAGGAAGCTgctcccctgggccctgcccaccacctgcccGAGACCTTCCTGCTCAAGTGCTTAGAGCAAGTGAGGAAGATCCAGGCTGATGTCCTGGTCATGCAGGAAAGGCTG TGTGCCACCCACAAGCTGTGCCACCCCGAGGAGCTGGTGCTGCTCAGGCACTCTCTGGGCATCCCCCACGTTCCCCTGGGCAGTTGCTCCAGCCAGTCCCTGCAGCTG GCTGCCTGGGACAGCTCCACAGCGGCCTCTTCCTCTACcagggcctcctgcaggccctggcaGGAATCTCCCCCGAGGTGGGCCCCACCTTGGACATGCTGCAGCTGGACATCACCGACTTTGCCACCAACATCTGGCAGCAG ATGCAAGACCTGGGGATGGCCCCTGGCATGCCGGCCACCCAGGGCACCGTGcccaccttcaccttcacctcggCCTTCCAGCGCCGGGCAGGGGGCGTCCTGGTGGCCTCCAACCTGCAGGGCTTCCTGGAGCTGGCCCTCCGCGTCCTGCGCTACCTCTCCGAGACCTGAGCAAACCCCTCCCCACCCGATGTATTTATcgctatttaatatttatttaaacctaATATTTAAAGacagggaggagcggggaggagtCTCCGATTCCTGGGCCCTTCCCTCACCTCCAAGTGTCGTTCTGTCTGTGGCAGAGAGAAAGCTCCTGCCTTCCTGTCCCCTGGACTGGGAGGTCGATAGGTAA